In Edaphobacter paludis, a single window of DNA contains:
- a CDS encoding CRTAC1 family protein, protein MPHLHRSQSGSALSIFALCIFLGAGAIGALLAQSPAPAQQSPPAGMSVNTGAAHEAVLDSEHRPITAGGFVKTGPILFQDIAQKAGLTTWTHTMGTPEKNFIIETNGSGVGLFDYDNDGWLDIYLLNGSTYDALSGKTTPPHAALFHNNHDGTFTDVAAKAGVTNDRWGVGVAIADYDNDGWPDIYVSNFGENRLYHNNHDGTFTDVAEKAGVTLGNWSTGATWGDYDGDGKLDLFVPGYVHYDMANQPAYGCQFRGEKVMCGPRGLKGEPDHLFHNNGDGTFTDVSEKAGVSDKNGYYGLASAFVDVNDDGKPDLIVADDSTPNYLYINKGDGTFEDDSYASGYALNENGRETASMGIAIGDYRNNGLLDLYNTTFSDDYNPLYRNDGDANFTDVSYQMGMAEPTIPFLGWGDAFLDFDNDGWKDIIIANGHVYPQVDHTTWGTTWKQRPLLFHNLEGKKFEVEPAVEGTALASLYVGRGLAVGDLFNDGKQDVVINVLDGHPALLRNVSSDHHHWIEFKLIGGPRSPRDAMGAKVFVTANGMRQRDDIFSGGSFASTHDPRVHFGLGDSTKVDSVEVHWPSGAKEKFSIAKVDQIVTLTEGKGNRM, encoded by the coding sequence ATGCCCCATCTCCACCGCTCGCAATCCGGCTCCGCTTTATCTATCTTCGCTCTCTGCATCTTCCTCGGCGCTGGAGCCATAGGAGCATTGCTCGCGCAATCACCCGCGCCGGCGCAACAAAGCCCCCCAGCAGGCATGAGCGTCAATACCGGAGCCGCTCACGAAGCTGTCCTCGATAGCGAGCACCGACCCATCACCGCTGGCGGCTTCGTCAAAACCGGTCCCATCCTGTTTCAGGACATCGCGCAAAAAGCCGGGCTCACCACCTGGACCCACACCATGGGCACACCCGAAAAGAACTTCATCATCGAGACCAACGGCTCCGGCGTGGGCCTCTTCGACTATGACAACGACGGCTGGCTAGACATCTATCTCCTCAACGGCTCGACCTACGATGCGCTCTCCGGAAAGACCACCCCGCCGCACGCCGCACTCTTCCACAACAACCACGACGGAACCTTCACCGACGTAGCCGCCAAAGCCGGAGTCACCAACGACCGCTGGGGCGTCGGTGTCGCCATCGCCGACTACGACAACGACGGCTGGCCCGACATCTACGTCTCGAACTTCGGCGAGAACCGCCTCTACCACAACAACCACGACGGAACCTTCACCGATGTGGCAGAAAAAGCAGGGGTTACCTTGGGCAACTGGTCCACCGGAGCGACCTGGGGCGACTACGACGGCGACGGCAAACTCGACCTCTTCGTTCCCGGCTACGTCCACTACGACATGGCCAACCAGCCTGCTTATGGCTGCCAGTTCCGCGGCGAAAAGGTGATGTGCGGCCCTCGCGGCCTCAAAGGCGAACCCGACCACCTCTTCCATAACAACGGCGACGGCACCTTCACCGATGTCAGCGAAAAAGCCGGAGTCTCGGATAAAAACGGCTACTACGGCCTCGCGTCTGCTTTTGTTGATGTGAATGACGACGGCAAGCCCGACCTGATCGTTGCAGATGACTCCACTCCAAACTACCTCTACATCAATAAGGGCGACGGAACCTTCGAGGATGACAGCTACGCCTCCGGCTACGCGCTGAACGAGAATGGCCGCGAGACAGCTTCCATGGGCATCGCCATCGGCGACTACCGCAACAACGGTCTGCTCGACCTCTACAACACCACCTTCTCCGACGACTACAACCCGCTCTACCGCAACGACGGCGACGCCAACTTCACCGATGTCAGCTACCAGATGGGCATGGCCGAACCGACCATTCCCTTCCTCGGCTGGGGGGACGCTTTTCTTGACTTCGATAACGACGGCTGGAAAGACATCATCATCGCCAACGGTCACGTCTATCCGCAGGTTGATCACACCACCTGGGGCACCACCTGGAAGCAGCGCCCACTGCTCTTTCACAATCTGGAAGGCAAAAAGTTCGAAGTGGAACCAGCCGTGGAAGGCACCGCCCTGGCCTCACTCTACGTTGGCCGTGGCCTGGCCGTCGGCGACCTCTTCAACGATGGCAAACAGGACGTCGTCATCAACGTCCTCGACGGTCATCCCGCGCTTCTGCGTAACGTGTCTTCCGACCATCATCACTGGATCGAGTTCAAGCTCATAGGCGGCCCCAGGAGCCCGCGCGACGCCATGGGCGCTAAGGTATTCGTGACGGCAAACGGAATGCGCCAGCGCGACGATATCTTCTCAGGCGGCAGCTTTGCTTCCACCCACGACCCACGCGTCCACTTCGGCCTCGGCGACTCCACCAAAGTCGATTCCGTAGAAGTGCACTGGCCCAGCGGAGCGAAAGAAAAATTCTCTATCGCAAAGGTCGATCAGATCGTTACTCTCACAGAAGGCAAAGGAAACAGGATGTAA
- a CDS encoding glycosyltransferase family 39 protein, protein MLNNPLVRSFRQKSTSTQLSIIVLAALTLRLILVACIFRQTVDPTDHFDEFGWEMGWVARSIAQGHGFSSPFWPSTGPTALVPPIFPYFVATIFRIFGVYTAASAIAILSINSLFSALTCIPLYFSTRYAIGDRAATLAAWAWVFYPFAIYFSAARVWDYALTGLLFTTCFCLAQRLHRQRRVLAWLGFGVFYGIAGLSNPSVLSMFPVFLILTAVVLHRRKEKWLAHSLVATLGVLAVLTPWTVRNYRALHMLTPVRDNFWLECWAGNDGSTFESNDRWAHPASNPTEMQRFESLGEARYLAEKHTLAVTFIRQHPVVFLKNSFRRALCFWTAYWSFSRAYLADQPTQIPDMFFSIGLTIFMLVGARKLWLRDKTAALPYVILMALFPFTYFFTHASPDYRQPIEPEIIALVSTGILSLKRFNRPALKANQQPRDEDSQTVFIPA, encoded by the coding sequence TTGCTGAACAACCCTCTCGTCCGATCATTCCGCCAGAAATCGACGAGCACCCAACTCTCCATCATCGTCCTCGCCGCCCTTACCCTCCGGCTGATCCTCGTCGCCTGCATCTTCCGTCAGACCGTCGACCCCACCGATCACTTCGATGAGTTCGGCTGGGAGATGGGCTGGGTCGCCCGTTCCATCGCCCAGGGCCACGGTTTCAGCTCACCCTTCTGGCCCTCCACGGGACCCACCGCCCTTGTCCCACCCATCTTTCCCTACTTTGTTGCAACCATCTTTCGCATCTTCGGCGTATACACGGCTGCCTCGGCCATCGCCATCCTCTCCATCAATAGTCTCTTCTCCGCCCTCACCTGCATTCCGCTCTATTTCAGCACCCGCTATGCCATTGGAGATCGCGCAGCCACCCTCGCTGCCTGGGCCTGGGTCTTTTATCCCTTTGCCATCTACTTCTCCGCCGCCCGTGTGTGGGACTACGCCCTTACCGGCCTCCTCTTCACCACCTGCTTCTGCCTCGCGCAACGCCTTCACCGCCAACGCCGAGTCCTCGCGTGGCTGGGCTTCGGCGTCTTTTACGGTATCGCCGGACTCTCCAACCCATCCGTTCTCTCGATGTTTCCGGTCTTCCTCATCCTCACCGCCGTCGTCCTCCATCGCCGCAAAGAAAAGTGGCTGGCGCACAGCCTCGTCGCCACCCTCGGTGTCCTCGCCGTCCTTACTCCTTGGACCGTCCGCAACTATCGCGCCCTGCACATGCTCACCCCGGTCCGCGACAACTTCTGGCTCGAGTGTTGGGCGGGCAACGACGGCAGCACCTTCGAGTCCAACGACCGCTGGGCCCATCCAGCCAGCAACCCCACCGAGATGCAGCGCTTCGAGTCTCTTGGCGAGGCCCGCTATCTGGCCGAAAAACACACCCTGGCCGTCACCTTCATCCGCCAGCATCCGGTCGTCTTCCTTAAAAACTCCTTCCGCCGCGCCCTCTGCTTCTGGACCGCCTACTGGAGCTTCAGCCGAGCTTACCTCGCAGACCAGCCGACCCAGATCCCCGACATGTTCTTCTCCATCGGCCTCACGATCTTCATGCTCGTCGGTGCACGCAAACTATGGCTCAGGGACAAGACCGCGGCGCTCCCCTATGTCATCCTGATGGCACTCTTTCCCTTCACCTATTTCTTCACCCACGCTTCACCGGACTACCGTCAGCCCATCGAACCCGAGATTATCGCCTTGGTCAGCACCGGCATCCTCTCCTTAAAGAGGTTCAACCGTCCCGCCCTCAAAGCCAATCAGCAACCCCGCGACGAAGATTCACAAACCGTTTTCATCCCCGCCTGA
- the rfbC gene encoding dTDP-4-dehydrorhamnose 3,5-epimerase: protein MLILNTALADVKLIQPKRFGDNRGWFTEVFNQNSFRDAHLPAQFVQDNQSFSTRGVLRGLHYQLGQPQGKLVRVLSGHIWDVAVDLRRNSPDFGKWAGFHLKPLTDEGEIHSLWIPEGFAHGFLVLSETAEVLYKTTNLYYPQGERSILWNDPTLNIAWPLDALNGVAPSVSPKDAQGKAFLEADLPPV, encoded by the coding sequence ATGCTCATTCTCAACACCGCGCTTGCTGATGTCAAACTGATTCAACCCAAACGCTTTGGCGACAATCGTGGATGGTTCACTGAAGTTTTCAACCAAAATTCCTTCCGCGACGCCCACCTCCCGGCCCAATTTGTTCAGGACAACCAGTCCTTCTCCACCCGAGGCGTCCTCCGAGGTCTCCACTACCAGCTTGGCCAGCCGCAGGGAAAGCTCGTCCGCGTCCTCTCCGGCCATATCTGGGATGTAGCCGTTGACCTCCGCCGCAACTCCCCCGACTTCGGCAAATGGGCCGGCTTCCACCTCAAGCCGCTCACCGATGAAGGCGAAATCCACTCCCTCTGGATCCCTGAAGGCTTCGCCCACGGCTTCCTCGTCCTCTCCGAGACCGCCGAAGTCCTCTATAAGACCACTAACCTCTACTATCCCCAGGGCGAGCGTTCGATTCTCTGGAATGACCCCACCCTCAACATCGCCTGGCCGCTCGACGCCCTCAACGGCGTCGCCCCCTCCGTCAGTCCCAAAGACGCCCAAGGCAAAGCTTTCCTAGAAGCCGATCTGCCCCCCGTATAG
- a CDS encoding sugar transferase: MQAESTESPVAVIEDSYSYAELAGSSLWRTPWTAESPTQYFRYRVIKRGLDLLLVAVSIPVTLLVLGIVATMVAVSSPGPIFYSHRRIRKHGAFFSMWKFRTMCVNSAEVLEKYLAEHPEAKAEWSKTHKLRNDPRITRVGSFLRRYSLDELPQMWNVVTGQMSLVGPRPIVAAEVEKYGDCFSCYCKVKPGLTGLWQVSGRSSLTYDERVALDCEYVGNWSLAKDAVILLKTFSTVVNQDGAF, from the coding sequence ATGCAGGCTGAATCTACCGAATCGCCGGTTGCGGTAATAGAAGATTCATACTCGTACGCGGAACTGGCGGGTTCTTCCCTTTGGAGAACGCCATGGACGGCGGAATCGCCGACCCAATATTTCCGCTATCGAGTCATCAAGCGCGGGCTTGACCTGCTGCTGGTGGCGGTTTCGATACCGGTGACGCTGCTGGTGTTGGGAATCGTGGCAACGATGGTCGCTGTGAGCTCTCCGGGTCCGATCTTCTATTCGCATCGGCGTATTCGCAAACACGGAGCGTTTTTTTCGATGTGGAAGTTCCGTACGATGTGCGTGAACTCGGCTGAGGTGCTGGAGAAGTACCTGGCAGAACATCCCGAGGCGAAGGCGGAGTGGAGCAAGACGCATAAGCTGCGGAATGATCCACGGATTACGAGGGTTGGGTCGTTTTTGCGGAGATACAGCCTGGATGAGCTGCCGCAGATGTGGAATGTTGTCACCGGCCAGATGAGCCTGGTGGGGCCGAGGCCGATTGTGGCGGCGGAAGTAGAGAAGTACGGTGACTGTTTTAGTTGTTATTGCAAGGTGAAGCCGGGGTTGACCGGTCTCTGGCAGGTCTCGGGGCGCAGTTCGTTGACCTACGACGAACGGGTGGCTTTGGATTGCGAGTATGTGGGGAACTGGTCGCTGGCCAAGGACGCCGTGATCCTGTTGAAGACGTTCTCGACGGTGGTGAACCAGGATGGCGCATTCTGA
- a CDS encoding glycosyltransferase, with amino-acid sequence MAHSEGERRGELGRGELGRRVRVAIVHHWFVTRGGGERVAECIASLFPEAEIFTLVADAPGIPDGLRGRRLHTSFLQRIPLAKNYHRHMMPLYPMATEGLDLRGFDLVISSDSGPVKGVRVDAGAVHICYCHSPMRYLHDGYEAYRAQMGAVTRMVFSATAGWVRAWDVRAAQRVSYFIANSKYVADRIRRCYGRESVVIHPPIDLDRARMAVPGEHYLCAGRLVGYKRTELMVEACSRLGRRLRIAGTGPEEARLKRLAGGADVRFLGEMTTEALWQEYAACRALLFAADEDFGMVPLEAQACGRPVIAYGAGGSLETVRGLGVAADGATGIYFAEQTVESVMDGILRFEAAEAAGMFDAAVARRWAEGFATPVFLRKLREFVLEKMPEAAGAMVPVAAETT; translated from the coding sequence ATGGCGCATTCTGAAGGCGAGCGCCGCGGGGAGTTGGGGCGGGGGGAATTGGGACGACGGGTGCGGGTCGCTATAGTTCATCATTGGTTTGTGACGCGGGGTGGCGGCGAACGCGTGGCAGAGTGCATCGCGTCGTTGTTTCCTGAGGCGGAGATTTTTACGCTGGTGGCGGACGCTCCGGGAATTCCTGACGGGTTGCGCGGACGGCGGCTGCATACATCGTTTTTGCAGCGGATTCCGCTGGCGAAGAACTATCATCGGCACATGATGCCGCTTTATCCGATGGCTACGGAAGGGCTGGACTTAAGGGGGTTCGACCTGGTGATCTCGTCGGACTCGGGGCCGGTGAAGGGCGTGCGCGTGGACGCGGGAGCGGTGCATATTTGCTATTGCCACTCGCCGATGCGATATCTGCATGACGGCTATGAGGCTTACCGAGCGCAGATGGGAGCGGTGACCCGAATGGTGTTTTCGGCCACGGCGGGGTGGGTGCGGGCGTGGGATGTTCGGGCGGCCCAGAGGGTGTCTTACTTTATTGCAAACTCGAAGTATGTGGCCGATCGGATTCGACGGTGCTATGGGCGGGAGAGCGTGGTGATTCATCCTCCAATTGATCTGGACCGGGCACGGATGGCGGTGCCGGGAGAGCATTATCTTTGTGCTGGACGGCTGGTGGGGTATAAGCGCACCGAGTTGATGGTTGAAGCTTGTTCGCGGTTGGGGCGGAGACTGAGGATTGCGGGGACGGGCCCCGAGGAGGCTCGGCTGAAGCGGCTGGCTGGGGGAGCGGACGTCAGGTTTCTGGGCGAGATGACGACCGAGGCGCTTTGGCAGGAGTATGCGGCGTGCCGTGCACTTTTGTTTGCTGCGGACGAGGATTTTGGCATGGTTCCGTTGGAGGCGCAGGCCTGCGGTCGGCCAGTGATTGCTTATGGGGCGGGCGGTTCGCTGGAGACGGTGCGGGGGCTCGGCGTGGCTGCGGATGGTGCTACCGGGATATATTTTGCGGAGCAGACGGTGGAGTCGGTGATGGACGGGATTCTGCGGTTTGAGGCTGCGGAGGCCGCAGGGATGTTCGATGCGGCGGTCGCCCGGCGATGGGCGGAGGGGTTCGCTACGCCGGTGTTTTTGCGGAAGCTGAGAGAGTTCGTGCTGGAGAAGATGCCGGAGGCGGCGGGTGCGATGGTGCCGGTTGCCGCGGAGACAACATAA
- a CDS encoding DciA family protein codes for MAMEGMRDLLRGSLGRSLKAMRPEDKLAAAWPVACGKALAERGEVVGYVDGEVWIEVQDGTWLRQMMSMQGQLAGQMARIAGVKVGRIHFKVKRNDGR; via the coding sequence ATGGCGATGGAAGGAATGCGGGATTTGTTGCGCGGGTCGCTGGGGCGGAGCCTGAAGGCGATGCGGCCGGAAGATAAGCTGGCTGCGGCGTGGCCGGTGGCCTGTGGCAAGGCGCTGGCGGAACGGGGAGAGGTGGTGGGCTATGTCGATGGAGAGGTCTGGATTGAAGTGCAGGACGGTACCTGGCTGCGGCAGATGATGAGTATGCAGGGTCAGTTGGCGGGCCAGATGGCGCGGATCGCAGGGGTGAAGGTGGGCAGGATACACTTTAAAGTGAAGAGGAATGACGGGCGATGA
- the gatC gene encoding Asp-tRNA(Asn)/Glu-tRNA(Gln) amidotransferase subunit GatC, translating into MSEQTSVTIEDVRRVAELANLELTAEEEPRMQRDLNAILGHIAQLNELDTKDVVPMAQVGEMLGGAGHDWGETLREDVVRPSLDRAVVMATAPETDGRFFKVPKVIER; encoded by the coding sequence ATGAGTGAGCAGACGAGCGTAACGATTGAGGATGTTCGACGGGTGGCGGAGCTGGCCAATCTGGAGCTGACGGCGGAGGAAGAGCCGCGCATGCAGCGGGATTTGAATGCGATCCTGGGGCATATTGCTCAATTGAATGAGCTGGATACGAAGGACGTTGTTCCCATGGCGCAAGTGGGCGAGATGCTGGGTGGGGCGGGGCATGACTGGGGCGAGACGCTGCGGGAGGACGTGGTGCGGCCTTCGCTGGACAGGGCTGTGGTGATGGCGACGGCTCCAGAGACAGATGGCCGGTTCTTCAAGGTTCCAAAGGTGATTGAGCGTTGA
- the gatA gene encoding Asp-tRNA(Asn)/Glu-tRNA(Gln) amidotransferase subunit GatA, which produces MDFTIDGVRAGVADGSATATALAELHYSRIAADDGNEGKAINSFLALSKDRALAQAAKIDALAAKGKELPALAGVPVGIKDVLTMQGAPATAGSLILKGYLPPYDATAVTKLEAAGAVLLGKLNCDEFAMGSSNENSAYGPVLNPRALDRVPGGSSGGSAAAVAAGFAVATLGTDTGGSIRQPAAFCGVVGVLPTYGRVSRYGLIAFASSLDRVGPFTNNVKDAATVLQVLAGRDVMDETSSDRPVGDYIGALQKPVEGLRIGVPKEYFGEGLDPEIRAAIERVLDGLKEEKCVIKPISLPHTKYAIPTYYVLATAEASSNLSRFDGVRFGLRDAEAKTLSAMYRKTRDAGFGPEVKRRILLGTYGLSAGYYDAYYKKAQQVRALLTRDFLTAFNEVDVIVGPMTPTPAFKLGEKTDDPVAMYLADIYSVAASLAGICGVSVPCGETKDGLPIGVQVMGRHFDEGTMLRVGLAVEEMQG; this is translated from the coding sequence ATGGATTTTACGATTGATGGGGTGCGGGCTGGTGTAGCGGACGGGTCGGCCACTGCTACGGCTTTGGCGGAGCTGCACTACTCGCGAATTGCTGCGGATGACGGGAACGAAGGCAAGGCAATCAATAGCTTTCTGGCTTTGAGCAAAGATCGGGCGCTTGCCCAGGCGGCGAAGATCGACGCGCTGGCGGCAAAGGGTAAGGAGCTGCCTGCGCTGGCCGGGGTTCCGGTGGGGATCAAGGACGTGCTGACGATGCAGGGTGCTCCGGCTACGGCTGGATCGCTGATTCTAAAGGGATATTTGCCTCCTTATGACGCTACCGCGGTGACGAAGCTGGAGGCTGCCGGGGCGGTTTTGCTGGGGAAGTTGAACTGCGACGAGTTTGCGATGGGATCGTCGAATGAAAACTCGGCTTATGGGCCGGTGCTGAATCCGCGGGCTCTGGATCGGGTTCCGGGTGGGTCGAGCGGTGGTAGTGCGGCGGCGGTGGCGGCGGGATTTGCCGTGGCTACGCTGGGGACAGATACGGGCGGCTCGATTCGCCAGCCTGCGGCTTTTTGTGGCGTTGTGGGTGTGCTGCCGACTTACGGGCGGGTTTCGCGGTATGGGCTGATTGCGTTTGCTTCGTCCCTGGACCGGGTGGGGCCGTTTACCAATAATGTGAAGGATGCCGCCACTGTTTTGCAGGTGCTTGCCGGGCGGGACGTTATGGACGAGACTTCGTCTGATCGTCCGGTTGGAGATTATATTGGAGCTCTGCAGAAGCCAGTGGAAGGGCTGCGGATCGGGGTGCCGAAGGAGTATTTCGGAGAAGGTTTGGACCCCGAGATCCGGGCTGCAATCGAGCGGGTTCTGGACGGACTTAAGGAAGAGAAATGCGTGATCAAGCCGATCAGCTTGCCGCACACAAAGTACGCGATTCCGACCTATTACGTGCTCGCGACGGCGGAGGCTTCGTCGAACCTGTCACGGTTCGATGGAGTGAGGTTCGGTTTGCGAGACGCCGAGGCGAAGACGCTTTCGGCGATGTATCGCAAGACGCGGGATGCCGGGTTTGGGCCGGAGGTGAAGCGGCGGATTCTGCTGGGGACGTATGGGCTTTCGGCTGGATATTACGACGCTTACTACAAGAAGGCGCAGCAGGTTCGGGCATTGCTGACGAGGGACTTTCTGACGGCGTTCAACGAGGTCGATGTGATTGTAGGGCCGATGACTCCTACTCCCGCGTTCAAACTGGGGGAGAAGACGGACGATCCGGTGGCGATGTATCTGGCCGACATCTACTCAGTTGCGGCCAGCCTGGCGGGAATCTGTGGAGTGAGTGTGCCTTGCGGGGAAACCAAGGACGGTTTGCCGATTGGGGTGCAGGTGATGGGACGGCACTTCGACGAGGGGACTATGTTGCGGGTTGGGTTGGCGGTTGAGGAGATGCAGGGCTGA
- a CDS encoding HPP family protein, whose translation MRRSWFAEEEHEAARQVVELLHRIRLHWLLKHLPPRIVWAAYVFFNSFLTIMLLSLLATITGSPFVFPSLGPTAYLFFFAPLGRSSSPRHAILGHAIGLICGYAAYIVMGSHGFITAALSEVTWHEAMAAALSLAATGAIMVLLRVSHPPAGATTLIVSLGILTKPEYLVIIEIAVILLTAQAWAINRIAGLDYPLWERKPSAPSTV comes from the coding sequence ATGCGTCGTTCCTGGTTCGCCGAAGAAGAACACGAGGCAGCACGGCAGGTCGTCGAACTGCTACACCGCATCCGCCTGCACTGGCTGTTGAAACACCTGCCCCCGCGTATCGTTTGGGCGGCCTACGTCTTCTTCAACAGCTTCCTCACCATCATGCTTCTCTCCCTGCTGGCAACGATCACCGGCAGCCCCTTCGTCTTCCCCTCGCTCGGCCCTACCGCCTATCTCTTCTTTTTTGCGCCTCTCGGCAGATCCTCCAGCCCGCGCCATGCGATTCTCGGCCACGCCATCGGCCTCATCTGCGGATACGCCGCCTATATCGTGATGGGCAGTCACGGCTTTATCACCGCGGCCCTCTCAGAGGTCACTTGGCATGAAGCGATGGCCGCCGCACTCTCTCTCGCTGCTACCGGAGCCATCATGGTACTCCTCCGCGTCAGCCATCCCCCTGCAGGCGCGACCACGCTGATCGTCTCCCTCGGCATCCTCACCAAGCCCGAGTATCTCGTCATCATCGAGATCGCCGTCATCCTGCTGACCGCGCAAGCCTGGGCCATCAACCGCATCGCTGGCCTCGACTATCCCCTCTGGGAGCGGAAGCCGAGCGCCCCATCCACCGTATAG